The Raphanus sativus cultivar WK10039 chromosome 2, ASM80110v3, whole genome shotgun sequence genome includes a region encoding these proteins:
- the LOC108833010 gene encoding uncharacterized protein LOC108833010, translating to MDRISSCRRALGKWKRERDLNSAKLIEDLKSKVDNLNTDDTATTEELGEAIKELTAALKAEEQFWKQKSREEEKLVAVATSYFRELFTSSNTELIEEALANVSTSITDRINTDLTSAVTEFEVKAALFAMHPEKAPGPDGFTALFYQKFWDVVKTDLTRMVNEFLFEGKMANGLNDANICLIPKKENPDEMSHFRPISLCNVSYKIISKVLCQRMKKILPDRISETQSAFVAGRQITDNVLIAQKMFHALRTNPGSREKRMAIKTDMSKAYDRLEWDFINAVMKKMGFADIWIEWIMRCVSSVKYHVLFNGQPRGNITPHRGLRQGDPMSPFIFILCTEALVSLLNHAESQGKLTGMRVSRPSPSVSHLLFADNSLFFYKAEPRECDEVMRALTTYGKASGQWIINEDGMGTYLGIPEDISGSKVRLFAYLKERLQIRVNSWTGRMLSRGGKEVLIKSILLALPTYVMSTLLLPLETCENLVSAIAQFWWSSNPPKRGIHWVKWEKVCKPREEGGIGFTVIHEFNLALLGKQLWRLVQFPNSLLARVLRGRYFRCSTPLRLNKTSNPSYGWTSIMAAKELILTGIRQKVHSGNEIKAWEDPWIPTIPSRPARTCAPVVHPLMAVSELMTGNPRCWDAEKLEQYVQREDIELITSLAVNQDFSRDEYCWSYTKNGMYTVKSGYWVATNLLRENISEPEPSILKLQAFAWKIKAPQKIKHFIWQAISGQLAVTSNLIHRHMRCDNHCPRCGAEDETINHALFECPPAIQTWAHAATPTPSANFPSASHFSNIDYLFWRKNDIEDPELDKDPYPWIWFIWKGRNEKLFRGIDRDTLETARHAKSECHAWFAANRKEEVMRLPENTAPPIETEICLIDGSWTHNAFFSGYGWTWKNTDGGIQLLGARNKPRRISALHSELEALVWAMECMLQVSNCQLFGTDCKDLIAMIKDPGAWPNFSTELKELLKLKSRFSEFSIIVYISRNENVSSDSLAKIARSFHRNLYYIGCSIPVWFPRPPQA from the exons ATGGATCGAATCTCCAGCTGTAGGAGAGCTTTAGGAAAATGGAAAAGGGAGAGAGATCTCAATTCTGCAAAATTGATCGAGGATCTTAAGTCTAAGGTCGATAATCTTAATACAGATGACACTGCCACGACAGAAGAATTAGGAGAAGCTATCAAAGAACTGACAGCAGCTCTTAAAGCAGAAGAGCAGTTCTGGAAGCAAAAAAGCAGA gaggaagagaaacTTGTAGCCGTTGCAACAAGTTATTTCAGAGAGTTGTTTACATCTTCTAATACTGAGCTAATCGAAGAGGCTCTGGCGAATGTGAGCACGTCCATTACTGATCGGATAAACACTGACCTTACGTCGGCCGTTACGGAATTTGAAGTCAAAGCAGCACTCTTTGCGATGCACCCAGAAAAGGCCCCAGGACCAGATGGTTTCACTGCACTGTTCTATCAAAAATTTTGGGATGTTGTTAAGACTGACTTAACCCGTATGGTTAATGAGTTTCTATTTGAAGGAAAAATGGCCAATGGACTTAATGATGCAAATATATGTCTGATTCCTAAGAAAGAGAACCCTGATGAGATGTCCCATTTCAGACCAATTAGTCTATGTAATGTTAGCTACAAGATAATATCAAAGGTCCTATGCCAACGAATGAAGAAAATATTGCCGGATAGGATATCTGAAACCCAGTCAGCCTTTGTTGCTGGAAGACAGATAACCGATAATGTACTGATAGCACAAAAAATGTTTCATGCCCTGCGTACAAATCCTGGCAGTAGGGAGAAGAGAATGGCTATAAAAACGGACATGAGCAAGGCTTATGATAGGTTAGAATGGGACTTCATAAACGCGGTGATGAAAAAGATGGGTTTCGCTGATATCTGGATTGAATGGATAATGAGATGTGTTTCATCGGTGAAATACCATGTCCTATTCAATGGTCAACCAAGAGGTAATATAACCCCACATAGGGGTTTGAGACAAGGAGATCCTATGTCTCCTTTCATCTTCATtttatgcacggaagcgctcgttagccttcttaaTCATGCAGAGAGTCAAGGAAAGTTAACGGGGATGCGTGTTTCTCGCCCTAGCCCCTCGGTTTCCCACCTTCTCTTTGCTGATAATAGCCTGTTCTTCTATAAggcggagccccgtgaatgtgaTGAAGTAATGAGAGCACTAACAACATATGGAAAAGCCTCTGGACAAT GGATCATAAACGAGGATGGAATGGGAACATATCTTGGCATCCCTGAGGACATCAGTGGATCAAAAGTAAGGCTCTTTGCCTACTTGAAGGAACGCCTGCAGATTCGCGTCAACAGCTGGACAGGAAGAATGCTCTCTAGAGGTGGGAAAGAGGTGCTCATAAAATCGATATTACTGGCATTGCCCACGTATGTGATGTCTACACTGCTTCTACCATTGGAGACTTGCGAAAACTTAGTTAGTGCCATTGCACAGTTCTGGTGGAGTTCAAACCCGCCGAAAAGGGGGATACACTGGGTCAAATGGGAAAAAGTATGTAAACCTAGAGAAGAAGGAGGTATAGGATTCACAGTCATCCACGAATTCAACCTAGCATTACTTGGGAAGCAGTTATGGCGTCTAGTACAATTCCCGAATTCATTACTGGCTAGAGTCTTGAGGGGAAGATATTTCAGATGTAGTACGCCTTTGCGTCTAAACAAAACGTCAAATCCCTCATATGGATGGACGAGTATCATGGCTGCCAAGGAATTGATACTGACGGGTATCAGACAGAAAGTCCATTCTGGGAATGAGATCAAGGCATGGGAGGATCCTTGGATCCCAACGATCCCATCTAGGCCGGCCAGAACCTGTGCTCCAGTTGTACATCCATTGATGGCAGTAAGTGAGCTCATGACGGGCAATCCGAGGTGCTGGGATGCAGAGAAACTAGAACAATATGTTCAAAGGGAGGATATTGAGCTGATAACATCATTGGCCGTAAACCAAGACTTTTCTCGTGATGAATATTGCTGGAGTTATACGAAGAACGGAATGTACACGGTCAAATCTGGTTATTGGGTAGCAACTAATTTGCTTAGAGAAAACATCTCGGAGCCTGAGCCAAGTATCTTAAAactccaagcctttgcttggaagataaaggCTCCACAGAAGATCAAACATTTCATATGGCAAGCTATATCTGGACAACTAGCTGTTACTAGTAACCTAATCCATCGTCATATGCGATGTGATAATCATTGTCCTAGATGTGGAGCTGAGgatgaaaccattaatcatgCATTATTTGAATGTCCCCCAGCGATTCAAACTTGGGCACATGCTGCGACTCCTACTCCTTCAGCTAATTTTCCCAGTGCTAGTCATTTCTCGAATATTGATTATCTATTTTGGAGAAAGAATGACATTGAAGACCCGGAGCTCGATAAGGACCCATACCCATGGATATGGTTTATATGGAAAGGAAGAAATGAGAAGCTATTCAGAGGAATAGACAGGGACACCTTGGAAACTGCAAGACATGCGAAATCGGAATGTCATGCTTGGTTTGCTGCAAACCGGAAGGAAGAAGTAATGAGACTGCCAGAAAATACAGCTCCTCCTATAGAGACTGAAATATGCTTGATTGATGGCTCCTGGACACATAATGCATTCTTTAGTGGTTATGGTTGGACATGGAAGAATACGGATGGAGGAATCCAGCTACTGGGTGCAAGGAATAAACCTCGAAGAATATCAGCTTTACATTCGGAACTTGAAGCGTTAGTATGGGCGATGGAATGTATGCTGCAAGTGTCAAACTGTCAGCTCTTTGGAACTGACTGCAAGGATTTGATAGCAATGATCAAGGACCCTGGAGCATGGCCGAACTTCTCAACTGAACTGAAAGAGCTTCTCAAGTTGAAGAGCAGATTCTCGGAGTTTTCAATAATAGTTTATATTTCACGCAATGAGAATGTATCTTCTGATTCATTAGCTAAGATAGCAAGATCTTTCCATAGGAACTTGTATtacattggttgttctattccggtctggttccccagaccacctcaagccTGA